In Sphaerisporangium krabiense, the DNA window TGTACGAGGGCACCAGCGAGATCCAGCGTCTGATCGTCGGCGGAAATCTGGTCCGGGCCGAGAAGAGGAGACGGTCATGAACCGCCCGCTCGACGGGTTCACCGTCGTCGCCGTCGAGCAGGCCGTCGCCGCTCCACTGGCCACGCGCAACCTCGCCGACCTCGGCGCGCGCGTCATCAAGGTCGAGCGTGTGGACGGCGGCGACTTCGCCCGGGCCTATGACCACACCGTGCACGGGACCGGGGCGCACTTCGTCTGGCTCAACCGTGGCAAGGAGTCGATCGCCGTCGACCTGAAGACACCCGAGGGACGCGACGTCGTCCGCCGGCTCGTCGCCAAGGCCGACGTGTTCCTGCAGAACCTCGCTCCGGGCGCCGCCGAACGTCTCGGCCTCGGAGATCTCACCGCCGAGCGGCCCGAACTCGTCGCGGTCAACCTGTCCGGATTCGGCGCGGGCGGCCCGATGGAACAGCGCAAGGCCTACGACATGTTGATCCAGGCCGAGGCCGGCGTCATCGCGATCACCGGCACCCCGGAATCGCCGGCGAAGACGGGCATCCCCACCGCCGACATCGCTGCGGGCATGTACTGTTCCCAGGCCGTGCTGGCAGCGCTGCTGCGCCGTTGCCGCACCGGTGCGGGCGCGACCATCGAGGTCTCGATGCTCGAGGCCACCGTCGAGTGGATGGGGTATGCCCTCTACACCCGGATGTACGCCGGGACGCAGCCTGCGCGGATGGGCTTGAGTCACAGTGCGATCGCCCCGTACGACGCTTTCCCGACCCGCGACGGGCAGGTGCTGATCGGAGTCCAGAACGACGCCGGGTGGCGCGCCCTCGTCACCGCCGTCCTCGACGCCCCCGAACTCACCGAGGACCCGCGTTTCGCCACCAACGTCGCGCGGGTGCGCAATCGCGCCGAGTGCGACGCCGCGGTCGCGGCCCGCACCTCTCGCTGGTCCACCTCCGAGCTCGACGCCCGGCTGGCGGCGGCCGGCGTTCCGGCCGCCCAGCTCAAGGAGATCGACCAGGTCATCGACCACCCCCAGCTACGTGCCCGCGACCGCTGGCGGCAGGTCGGCACCGAGCACGCCCGGATCAACGCCCTTCTGCCGCCCGTGACGTTCGCCGATGTCGAGGCCCATATGGGCGACGTCCCCGCGCTCGGTCAGCACACCCGCGCTCTTCTCGACGAGGTCGGCGTCGACGCGGACGACCTGATCTCCCGCGGGATCGCGG includes these proteins:
- a CDS encoding CaiB/BaiF CoA transferase family protein, producing MNRPLDGFTVVAVEQAVAAPLATRNLADLGARVIKVERVDGGDFARAYDHTVHGTGAHFVWLNRGKESIAVDLKTPEGRDVVRRLVAKADVFLQNLAPGAAERLGLGDLTAERPELVAVNLSGFGAGGPMEQRKAYDMLIQAEAGVIAITGTPESPAKTGIPTADIAAGMYCSQAVLAALLRRCRTGAGATIEVSMLEATVEWMGYALYTRMYAGTQPARMGLSHSAIAPYDAFPTRDGQVLIGVQNDAGWRALVTAVLDAPELTEDPRFATNVARVRNRAECDAAVAARTSRWSTSELDARLAAAGVPAAQLKEIDQVIDHPQLRARDRWRQVGTEHARINALLPPVTFADVEAHMGDVPALGQHTRALLDEVGVDADDLISRGIAAQAT